The nucleotide window TgcgtttttcttttgttcctaATTATTAACAGCGCAGGTCTATCAAAACAGACTTGCACGCAAAGAGTCGGCCAAGAATGTCAGTATATCCCGCTTGTTTCTCGGCCAATCAAAGGCTGTAATAAGTGAGGGCAGATGTAGActgtgttctgtttttaggaATGGTTCCTTACTTTGCCACTTGAGATCCAATCATCACGTCGCCTTCCTTCATCCGAAATCTGCTGAACGGCCTGATGACATCAACAAGAGAGGAgataaacaatcaaaagaatgtGTTTGTTCCTGTCCAATTAATCGACCGTACCTCATGTATGGATCGACACTGAGAAAAACTGCTTCCAGCAGGacctctgaaaacaaaaaaaaagatgttgctAAGGGGAAAAACTGTTTGGACTCCTTGACTGAGTAAAGTTACAGTCTTGCCTCCGTCTCTGAGCTCTGGAAGCTCCTCCACTTTCACCTCAAAGTCGCTGTCTTTTGGGAAACCGTCGAAGTGTTTCAGCAGAATCCATGATTTAGCCTGGACCATGATGGAGATGATGGGCAGCAGAGCCTCTGAGGAAATAAACATATGGATAACAGTAATagtaaaacaacagaaacatttcataTGATAGTTGGGATAGCAATCCTGGGAAAACCCCTTGCAAAATCCCCCCTTTTTTCCTCGTCAATAAGTCATATCCTCAAACTAGTTTTTGGAAACCTAATAGTTGTGGAAACTGTAATTTGAGAAGAACGTCAACATCTAATTCTAAAGACTTCTACAGTGTCATATATAACGGAACCATGTTATTTTAGTTACTACTGTCTTCCTAcctataaaataaacatcaaatgTTGTCGAtgtagacaaataaaaaaagcataaccaaacaatatttgctaaaaagaaaagtgatatgtctaaaataatttttaaaacgatTAGCAAACTGCTAGCAAATGACAAATGAagctaaatgcattttttttatttcagaactttatttgaaaatgaaaaagagacaTAATATACCTAACAAATACAACTACagaaatatattacattttacaaaggCATCATGACAGATATTTAGGGTGGGAGCTTCTGGAAATAGTAAAAACATACATtcaatttatttcaataaaacagggGGAAAAGGTTTAATGTGCGtgaatttagatttgtgaatgtAAAATTTTGTAAGGAGAATGACAATATTTATAACATAAGATATATTCTTGTCAactttagaagaaaaacaaccccaaaaagAACATGTTCCCATTTTAGGGTCATAAACCTTAGCTTGAATGACTTTGGTCTGCtctttccatattttttttaacattctcaGTTCCAAAACAAATGAGTGATAGTTTCCAAATGAGAGTtacataaagtaaaattaagagTCTTTATCCTTTAACAAATCTAGTTAAGTATTGGTTAGTGGGGTAAAATCTgtgcaatattttaaatgaaacgtcttttgttttgttattcaagaattttttttttttagcagaagcCATACTTGTTTCCAATTTATATAGGAGACAAACTATTTCCAAAAAGAGTGAACATACGATATAGATACAGAATTTGTagctaaatgtattttattggtCTTACCAGAGATGGActttcagaaaaataagtccGAAGCAACGTGACGATATTCTAAATGCGACTAATGAAAAGACCATAGGGGAAGAGGGCGGGAGAAGAGCTCGTGCCCTTTCTGATTGGTCGAGAGTTTACCAGATGGTGACGTTTTTGTGTGCGCATGNNNNNNNNNNNNNNNNNNNNNNNNNNNNNNNNNNNNNNNNNNNNNNNNNNNNNNNNNNNNNNNNNNNNNNNNNNNNNNTTTCAACCATAGACTGCATATAAAATAACTATGGTTTCAACACCGATTGTGTGTATCAGCTAAAGATAGCATTACTGActgatatataaatatatagagaGAATGTGGTAAAACAGAAACCTGATAGTTTGTTTTGTTGAGTACTGTGCAAATGAGGCATCATGATGTGAGCAAAATATAGTGGTTATAATGTGCACTTACAAGATATTCTAGAGTATTAACAATATAGggattgtacatttttttactgctctttattgttctgttttattttactattccTTTCCACTCGGTATTTAACAGTTTAttgtgaatatattggtagaaggatgctgagtctagagctgccaggaacgaggtctagaggaagaccaaagagggggtttatggatgcagtgaatgaagacatgaaggtggctggtgttagagtggaggatgctgatgacaggcttagatggagggaactgattcgctgtggcgacccctgaagggaaaaccccaaaggaaaagaaaagatttaacAATTTATTGACCTAATTTCTGTTAGTGAAATTAAAAACTCAGGGAATTTAAATGCTTTGAAAACTCTgaccatttttgaaaaaaatactatttaaatgACTGGGGTTGTCCCTTTTGCGTCCCATTCCTTTGAGTTTATGATTAATAGTAacattctctttatttttttattttggtatttgtCTTCCCTTGGTtcctttgtttgattttatctgtctatatttgtttaaatgtatagAAAAATTGACATTAGTTGCGTTTTGATTTCAGGGGCtgcagtcattttatttatttatttatttatttatttatttatttatttatttatttatttatttatttattttttaattcaattctattttattctattctatttcatttcattttattttattttatttttgttttatttcattttattttatttgactttattttattttattttgtgcgcGGGTCTTCATAGCAATTTTAACTAAAACTTGTCAatgttgttaataaagtttttcttttttttttttcttgcgtAACGTATGACAGCGTGGTTTGCGTAATGACGTATCCtctgttttgaagtttggcgCGGACAGCTATCCGGCAGAAACTTTGAAGGAGAAAGCACGGTTTCTTTCTTCGAACAACTATGTAAGCTTgggtttttataaaaatgtaccTTTCATGGAATTATCCTATATTTCCATCAGTATTAGGAAATACTTAAAAAGCTTGTAACGGCGTCGTGTACATCCGTTCTTCAGCTAGGAAGCTAGCTGTCAaaggtttgttttcatgctggATGTTTACGTGGCTAACTGTTAGCCTGCTTCAAAGATGGACTGAAACGATATTGCTAGGAGTGTTCCCATCTGAACccgttttttccttttttattttttttttaaacattgattAGATTGTTGCGACAATTGACTATGTCAAGGTTAGCAGTTGATGTCTATGTGTTTTCCTCTTGATgaagcaaacattttctttgatttggttGAGATTAAAAACTAGAGTTgttttaaacacccactccgatgaaaattttgctttttcagttttaacgTGTCCTGGTAGcgtttttctgataatggaagacatgtttaaagaaaattaagattctaATTCTCtatgttgtgtttctttctgAGCAGCTTAGTGCTTCACAAATATGCTGAATGGTACCCAGTTTGTTGAGGCCCTTGGTCGTCTTGGCTACCCTAAAACACCATCACTAAAGGCTTCAGAGTTCGACTGGCTGTTTGACTGCGCACCGGAGAACCTCCACCTCCTGCGCTTTGTGTGTCGGACCCTCAACCGGAGCAACGTTCTCTCCACAGAGGAGGCTGCTGCCTTTCAAGAGCTACAGAAGTCAGGGAAACCTATTTTAGATGAAGCTGCTTTAGGAGAAGTTCTGAAGATTGCTGACCCTTCCGATCGGAGCAGTGCACACATCATTGGTGGTCCTCtttcttctgcattttcacTGTTTACCCAGGAAAAGGAATCAGCTGTTGAGGACTTGGAAGCAGAGCTTCGTGAGCTGTGCAGGGAGAAAGAGTTGAAACAACGTCGTTACAACAAGTTGCAAGTTTCAGCCACATCCCAAGCAGATGTTGAGCTTAAACTCACCAGAGAGCTGGATCGTGTAACCTGTAAGCTGAAGGAAGCCAGTGCTTCTATTGGAGCGGAGAACGCAGACACCAACACTTTGTTACAAAAGCTAACAGATGAGGTGAGCAAGCTTGCGTCGTATCTCCCACCACCCTCAATGAAACGTAAAGGAGACCCCCTTGCTCAATTGAACCTCTCAAGCTCAAGGAGACCCACCTCTCTGCTCTCTCAGCTATTGTTGGATCCATATCTGCATCAGGAAGAACGTAATACCAAAAATCTAGCAGCCCTCACTCAGAAACACTTTTTCCCGGGTATTTCAAACATCGTTGAGACCTCTTGCTCCGAGCACTTTCAAGTTCTTGATCTTAGCTCCTGTGAAGACGTTATGGAGGCCAGCCGAGATCATCGGGTGGTTGAAAACAGGAGAACAGAGATGGCGAGGCTTCAGTGGTCACACATTGTGGCTCAGCATCAGCTGATGCTGGCAGTCGCTGAGGAGAAGAGTGTTTTAGCCGGGCTGGATTGGCTCTCAGAAAAGAACTGCCATACTAAGGTAAGCTGAAGCTgtcactcatttttattttagaacatcATGTATCTTTGGGTACTTTTTATGACCTTCTGGCTTTTCTCTTGATTTTAGAGCTTTTCCAGCTCCTCTTCACTGCATGTACGAGAAGTGATGTCCAGGCAAGAGCTGCAAGCGGTGGAGGCTGAGCTGGAAGCTCTGCTTCATGGAGCGGTACCTGCTGCTCTCAGGGAGTCGGCCAGACTGCTGAACGTCCCGGTGGTGAGAGGAGACCTGGCTCTGCAGGTAGCCAGACAAGACTACTACACCTCCAGACAGAACCAGGTTTGTAAATCTAATATAGTGTCATTAAAAGGTGATTTTATCAcataaaataaagcatttgtttgaatttaaacTATGTTGTAAAGcaatataaaatgaattttgttgcttttctgctcatcttgaaagaggaaaaactaaGACAAATTCAACATGTTTAGCTAAAAACTCTTTAACTGAGCTAAATTCTTTCCACATAGGTGCGTGACTACTTACTCCGCCAGAAAGCCTGCTTTGACGTGCTGCTTTTGGCTCAGGAGATGGAACTGAGGAGGTGGAAGACATGTCAGAACCAGTTGAGGGAAGTTGAAGGCCGACTGACGAAGGAAAGCAGAGCGGCAGCTTTGAGAATGGAGATTCTGACTCATCCCGACTTGGGCGTCAATCCAAAGCCCAACCCTATAATCAGCTGCGGCGATGCTTCATTCAGCAGGTAAACGCACACAAGTTTCGAAGTGAAGAAATTGCCATATGATAGGTCAACCCAATGAGATGGATTGtcctagatcaggggtgtttttctgcaaaagaTCACAGATTTGAATTTGTTAAATGGACTTCTGTTTATGCTCAAATTTCTTTGGaggaaaatcacaaaatgtttcttttttggataTATTCCCCCCTCCCTGCAGACTGCTCCAGATTCTTAACCATGATTCAGGCACCAGTAAACTGGAGCCATTCCAGACATACGAAGCTCTAGACCGTGCTGCCCGTGATCTGACGCACAACCTGCAGCTCGCTCGAGGGTCAGTGGCCAGCGCCTGCCATGAGCAGAACTACTCTGCAGCTCGTCTTTATAGCAACTGCGAGACACTTCACAGGGCCGCGTACACAGCGCTTCAGCAGCTGACCTTAAGCCCGCAGGTACGTCCTACGGCCAAAACTGACCAGGAGCTCCTTTGTCCAAACGCACAGGTGGgtgtatttcttttcatttttaccatTGTAGAGTGCAACTAACCTCTAATGTAAGTCTGATGAACTTTCAAAtcctgggtggtggtggtgagggGAGTCGGTGGCACAAGTAAAAGCTATCATGAGCTGGTTAAGTCCCACtcaaataatcttttgatctattattaaagtgttttcagtcgtcttttatttactgttataccatttttagcctttttttttttttacaggtgagcgttaattaatcaaaaattcgcctctgaattgtgggcgggactttaccatcttattttctacatcactaataaactatttttttaactgccttttcttcatctgctcctaattcacacaaatttaaataaagaattactcagaaatgcaactttaagcttagttttcctaatatatatcctccatcatcagaaaaattcaacaagaacatgttaaaaacagcattttcatctgagtgggtctttgatCCCGCCTTCCCTGTTAATGCTAACTGTATTTTTCCCTTACAGGAGCTGTCGGTGAAACTTGTGGAAGCAGAGTCTCAGCTGCAGGATCTGCAGCGAGTGCTGCAAGAAATTCTGGGTGACCTGAAAGGGAAGCGTTTGCTGCTGGAGCGTAGCGCCCCTCTGAGGCAGGAGAGGGAGCTGTACATCTATTTTCATTTGGATGCCCGCTTGCTGCAGAAAATAGTGGAAGATCTGGAGGTCAAAGTCGGGAGAAACAGGACCGTGACCAAGCCGGAATCTTTATTGAATATATGAAGACTACTATAACCCTTCTTTATCAATGAGTTTGGTTCATTTCTTTTACGTTAAATTTGGAAAGTAACTGTAATAAAGTTTAATACACctcactttgtttttgtaaaaaactaaaaataaaatgattttcagtTGAATCCAATTCTGACGAGTTTATGTGTAACTTCTATCTTAGGTCTTTAAATAGTAAAAGTTATTGAAGCAGAAAATGTACTTTCTTCTGTCATCACAGGGGATTTCTAACATATTAAAGAGTTCTAAAAACTatagacgaaaaaaaaaaatgtaaataaaagctaTTGCATTTGCTTAAAAGTAAGTtagaaacatttcctttttttcctcaacgtTTAGTCTAGGTAATCTGGTTTAAGTGTTGTGTAAAAGCTTCATTCAACAgttgttttgtggatctttaaatgagcacagcattttatttgtttggttttgctTTCAACTTTTATTAGTTGGTTCAGTTCTGTTGTTGTGAAATTTGTCTTGTAAATCTTCTGTAGTTTTTACCActctacatgtttttaaagcttgaattaatacaataaaatgaagaaaaacactaaacGGCCTCGTTTCTATTTCAACTTGATATGTAGAACACCTGGTAGGCACGTTTATTCAAGTGTTTAGAACTGACTCTTCTGAATCTATACTTGCTGTGTGACAGAACTGACAATTTCAGtaactaaaaacaataaagtcaaGAGTTTTCTGCTGTCAGCGGCCTCAATGTTACATTAAATCTAGTTAAAGTAATTGTATTAAAACCGATTCCTTGCCCCTCACTTTGCCCCAAACACCCTGGTCATAACTGCATTTGACTtattcatggaaaaaaaggcctttctgttggttttatcttcATAGCAACCATGTCATGTTTTGGTCGATGAATGGATCTATGTGTATTTTAGAAGAAatggcaaaagtacatttttggatttccttggcaacagaggtttttgttaaccaacattcctaatatgttcatgttATATTACTTTGTTTAGCTTCAGTGAGGGATCcatgtattacattttaacAATATTCTGGCAAACAAATGTCTGAGCAACaggggaacgccacttttgaaccaactgttttcaaaattcagcatttttttctccagtaCTATCCCGATGGTTATAGTTGTGTAAATCCTTgagtaaatttaattttatggaGGCtttaaatagtaattttttcATCTCCCCACTCAGTATTTAATGTTCTTTTCacacacatttttgttaaaaaaaaaaaaagtggtaaagtgaaaaaattaaagtcaaactttattatatccattcacaaacagttgaagaagaTTACGTATCACCCATTCCAACAATCCAAAGAGCAGTTTGTAGTTTAACAAACTAGAGCTACGACATTTTGACGAATTTGTGATTGCGATTCACCGCAGAAAATCAatctgaggtcagtaagcacaaccaaaaCTTATATTGAAGGGTTAtaaggcagattttctattttttgggcaaattgaaatattttaggCGCCCACTAAAGGTTCAAAAAATACTGTAAGGGTCactgaattagctctgatttaatttcgGTTTGCTCGATGTATTTGTGGCAGAGGTGcaccacaaacagaaaaataaactgttttcactCATGATATCCTATAAttgctgcattgagataatccaatgtgacacaggaagtcttttattttgaaaggaagacaTAAGACCATATgccaaaagttataaactatttgatagtttaaaaaaaggctattttttatttatgttttatgctaaaaacattagttCATTTATACGTATCATAATAGGAACAATAAGAGAAACACAAATCAGTGTATTATTTCTCTAAAAGGTGAAGAACATACAAAGTTGTGATTTTACTGTTCAGTGACTGATGAATTTAACCAGTAATAAcctaaattatataaaaaaaaaaaactattaaacagCAACGATGGCTTTGCCAATATTGTCTCCTCTCAGCATCCCCATGAAAGCTGCTGGCATGTTTTCAAAGCCTTTAGTGACGTGCTCCCGACACTGCAGTTTACCCTGCAGAGAcacaaagtgcatttttaattaaaaaaaaaataaaacacaaaatttctTGAGGACATTGCCTATCAGTGCATCCTCACTTGTTTGCACCACGCCATCAGTCTCTTGAGGCTTTCGCCATCTTTGTGTTTCCACTGTGTATCCCAAAAACCTTGGATCTTCAATTCTTTGTGGTTTATGGTCGTATGTGGGAAAATTCCTTTAGGAATGAtcaatttacagtaaaaactatgcaaagaaaaattatgcataaaaaatactgtttttaaaatcaatgtgATACATCTGCAAGActgtaaagtagaaaaaaatggatcTAGACGCAAACCTGTCTGGGGAAACGAATCATTGTATACAGAGATGCTTCCACACAGAGCTACTCGTCCAAAGTGTTTCATTTGTTCAAGAGCCACATTTGAAAAGTCTCCTCCAACCTACAAGGGAAATCTTGAGTTTACAGAACagcaaaacccccaaaaatattTCGTTTTACCGTCTGTACGTACGTTGTCAAAGAAGCAGTGGTATCCATCAGGAGAAGCCTTCCTCAGAGCCTCCTCCAGAGAAGTGATAGTTTTGTAGTTGAAGGCTTCATCAAACCCCAGCTCTTTCAGGAACGCCACTTTTGCCTCCGACCCTGCTGACCCCACCACCTTACAGCCCTTGATTTTAGCAATCTGTCCCACCACAGAGCCCACAGCTCCAGCTGCAGCGTTCACCAGCAGGGTTTCACCTTCCTTCAGACCCAGAACTTCTTCTATTCCATACAGACCTGTCAGACTACACAAACAGATTTCTGTTCACAACACccttaaaaaaagtcacttcCTACTCATTTAGCTGAACTCGTCCTACCCTGGCATGCCGATGGCTCCCAGTGCCAGTGACAGAGAGACATCTTCAGGCCAGTCCGCCATGACAGGAGTGAGCTCCTTCCCATCTGAGATGGAATGGGTCGTCCAACCACAAGAAGTCACCACATGGCTTCCCACGGGGAAGGCGGAGTTTTTACTTTGGATCACTCTGtttaaaattttgcaaacatagtcagtcttttgtctttttcagttcccatgttgcaaaaatgttcaatacaCAGAAAACTGATAGTAATTTTTCTTACTTTGCCAGTTGAGTTCCGATCATCACATCTCCTTCCTTCATGTGCATCTTACTGAACAGCCTGGTGAGATAAACAGGTGTTTTGTTGAATGACAAATACAACTGCTACTGCGCAATGGCAgaattttttagatttcatgcccaaattttataaaatcatcggcctggtcatgaatgtagaagGCAGCAGTTACCCTATAGTAAAATCGGGTAGAGGAAGCCAGATTGGTGGTTGTCCATAACAAGTATCGCTGGCCACGGGGGTATAGAAAAGTGGGCCATTTTGCACCGCCGGCCATTTGCAACTCAGATATTTGAGCAAATATTATCATTTTGttaatttacagatttttagaCAACACGCCAAGAATCCCAACAGGGGCAAAGCATCCAAGAAAACGAAGGTCCAAGCGGTCCAACTACAGCAGGAGTCTTCATCGGATGTAGAGTCTGAGTTTTGTGAAGTATTAATGCAGTCTTCCCATTTGGACTCATGTTGGTTGGGATTGCCACATTGACGTCTGGTCAACGCCAATGTCAACAGTCCTAGTTGAAAGCCCCTGCTGCTACCGTACGGTTTGTAATAGTCAGATAGTGGCAGCGAGATATCAGCAGAGGGGTGGCATTCTAAAATCACCCAATCATGAGACAATTTTGGAGACCCTCCTGTCAGTCCAATATCGTATATCTACCTGTCACCACGtgaccaatgtcaacttttgGAGAGAAATTCTAAAAACGTGACTGCTGCCTCCTGACTGCTAATGCCGCAGTGTGCCAACCTGCTGAATTACCTAatatactttaatttaaatcaactgTAGTTTTATTTAAGGTTGTACGACTCTTTTTAAACCCACCTCATGTACGGATCCACACTTAGAAATATTGCCTCCAACAGGACCTCTGAAACAAAACTAGATTACTTATTTAACATTtgccaccaaaaaataaaattggcaTTTAAAGATGTCTTGCCTCCATCTTTGGGCTCAGGGAGCTCCTCCACTTTAATCGCAAAGTCGCTGTCCTTTGGGAAGCCATCAAAGTGCTTGACCAGAACCCATGACTTAGCCTGAACCATGACTCTTTCTGTGGAATAACTTGGTAGAAATCATACACAAAGTgtgagccaaaaaaaattataaaaaagatcAGTAAGTTCATTCAAAGGAAGTGACCAACTGagtaataaataacttttttttttttgtaaaagaaaaacttaaaatatcaaaaaaatatatgttcaatgattaatttaaattaatttttaggCATCAAAAGATC belongs to Oryzias melastigma strain HK-1 linkage group LG18, ASM292280v2, whole genome shotgun sequence and includes:
- the haus3 gene encoding HAUS augmin-like complex subunit 3 isoform X1, producing MLNGTQFVEALGRLGYPKTPSLKASEFDWLFDCAPENLHLLRFVCRTLNRSNVLSTEEAAAFQELQKSGKPILDEAALGEVLKIADPSDRSSAHIIGGPLSSAFSLFTQEKESAVEDLEAELRELCREKELKQRRYNKLQVSATSQADVELKLTRELDRVTCKLKEASASIGAENADTNTLLQKLTDEVSKLASYLPPPSMKRKGDPLAQLNLSSSRRPTSLLSQLLLDPYLHQEERNTKNLAALTQKHFFPGISNIVETSCSEHFQVLDLSSCEDVMEASRDHRVVENRRTEMARLQWSHIVAQHQLMLAVAEEKSVLAGLDWLSEKNCHTKSFSSSSSLHVREVMSRQELQAVEAELEALLHGAVPAALRESARLLNVPVVRGDLALQVARQDYYTSRQNQVRDYLLRQKACFDVLLLAQEMELRRWKTCQNQLREVEGRLTKESRAAALRMEILTHPDLGVNPKPNPIISCGDASFSRLLQILNHDSGTSKLEPFQTYEALDRAARDLTHNLQLARGSVASACHEQNYSAARLYSNCETLHRAAYTALQQLTLSPQVRPTAKTDQELLCPNAQELSVKLVEAESQLQDLQRVLQEILGDLKGKRLLLERSAPLRQERELYIYFHLDARLLQKIVEDLEVKVGRNRTVTKPESLLNI
- the haus3 gene encoding HAUS augmin-like complex subunit 3 isoform X2; the encoded protein is MLNGTQFVEALGRLGYPKTPSLKASEFDWLFDCAPENLHLLRFVCRTLNRSNVLSTEEAAAFQELQKSGKPILDEAALGEVLKIADPSDRSSAHIIGGPLSSAFSLFTQEKESAVEDLEAELRELCREKELKQRRYNKLQVSATSQADVELKLTRELDRVTCKLKEASASIGAENADTNTLLQKLTDEVSKLASYLPPPSMKRKGDPLAQLNLSSSRRPTSLLSQLLLDPYLHQEERNTKNLAALTQKHFFPGISNIVETSCSEHFQVLDLSSCEDVMEASRDHRVVENRRTEMARLQWSHIVAQHQLMLAVAEEKSVLAGLDWLSEKNCHTKSFSSSSSLHVREVMSRQELQAVEAELEALLHGAVPAALRESARLLNVPVVRGDLALQVARQDYYTSRQNQVRDYLLRQKACFDVLLLAQEMELRRWKTCQNQLREVEGRLTKESRAAALRMEILTHPDLGVNPKPNPIISCGDASFSRLLQILNHDSGTSKLEPFQTYEALDRAARDLTHNLQLARGSVASACHEQNYSAARLYSNCETLHRAAYTALQQLTLSPQELSVKLVEAESQLQDLQRVLQEILGDLKGKRLLLERSAPLRQERELYIYFHLDARLLQKIVEDLEVKVGRNRTVTKPESLLNI
- the LOC112156194 gene encoding prostaglandin reductase 1, with the protein product MVQAKSWVLVKHFDGFPKDSDFAIKVEELPEPKDGEVLLEAIFLSVDPYMRLFSKMHMKEGDVMIGTQLAKVIQSKNSAFPVGSHVVTSCGWTTHSISDGKELTPVMADWPEDVSLSLALGAIGMPGLTGLYGIEEVLGLKEGETLLVNAAAGAVGSVVGQIAKIKGCKVVGSAGSEAKVAFLKELGFDEAFNYKTITSLEEALRKASPDGYHCFFDNVGGDFSNVALEQMKHFGRVALCGSISVYNDSFPQTGIFPHTTINHKELKIQGFWDTQWKHKDGESLKRLMAWCKQGKLQCREHVTKGFENMPAAFMGMLRGDNIGKAIVAV